In Xiphias gladius isolate SHS-SW01 ecotype Sanya breed wild chromosome 16, ASM1685928v1, whole genome shotgun sequence, a genomic segment contains:
- the sp3a gene encoding transcription factor Sp3a isoform X1, with translation MTAPEKPMKPEDMAALDVDSSRSDFLQQEEGRGSQDSQPSPLDLLATTCTKVGSPSSELDRGAAADVTSDPSTQLTGTDKWEVLTSTTAAKDESGMIQIQCQGVLTSNGQYVLPLQNLQSQPIFVTSGTATSNANAVPNIQYQVIPQIQTADGQLSFSTSGVEGATLTQDATGQIQILPDGSQSLGVTSTANILNNNQNLISQTGNVQQIQGVSIGSSTFNNQGQVVTNVPVGLPGNITFVPVNSVDLDSLGLSGAQTIATGVTADGQLIMASQPVDGSESQVKTDDHLSQTIPVNDSNANPEIFVPTSSSQLHVPGNESGLLTQDSSLSSVATEQADSSSGLQEGFIQQNQERSIQVSSAPPIIQLQQVPVQTTNGQVMQSVATGGQSLQNVQLINPGTFIIQAQTVTPSGQIQWQTFQVQGVQNLQNLQLPTTPPQQITLAPVQTLSLGSSPVSISTGQIPNLQTVTVNSVAQQERDTDAPGDIQIKEEPDSGDWQLSTDSTLNTSDLSHLRVRLVDEDDQLGQEGKRLRRVACTCPNCKESGGRGSSMGKKKQHICHIAGCGKVYGKTSHLRAHLRWHSGERPFVCSWMFCGKRFTRSDELQRHRRTHTGEKKFVCPECSKRFMRSDHLAKHIKTHQNKKGVNSGSSVVASMESAGSSDSIITTTGGTTLILTNIQQGSSTAQDILANAEIPLQLVTTVAASEVME, from the exons acATCTGATCCGTCTACTCAGCTTACTGGGACGGATAAATGGGAGGTGTTAACTtccacaacagcagcaaaggATGAATCCGGAATGATACAGATCCAATGTCAAGGAGTATTAACATCCAATGGACAGTATGTTCTTCCTCTCCAGAACTTACAAAGTCAGCCAATCTTTGTGACGTCGGGAACGGCCACCTCCAATGCCAATGCAGTGCCTAACATTCAGTACCAAGTAATTCCTCAGATTCAGACAGCGGATGGACAGCTTAGCTTCTCCACGTCCGGCGTGGAAGGAGCGACTCTGACTCAGGATGCCACGGGGCAGATTCAGATCTTGCCTGATGGTAGCCAGAGTCTTGGTGTTACATCAACTGCAAACATCCTTAATAACAACCAGAACCTCATATCACAGACTGGTAATGTCCAGCAGATCCAGGGGGTTTCTATTGGCAGCTCCACCTTCAACAACCAGGGTCAGGTTGTTACTAATGTGCCTGTGGGTTTGCCCGGGAACATTACTTTTGTTCCCGTTAACAGTGTGGACTTGGACTCCCTGGGCCTGTCTGGAGCTCAGACTATAGCAACAGGGGTCACTGCAGATGGCCAGCTAATTATGGCAAGTCAGCCTGTGGATGGCTCAGAGAGTCAGGTGAAGACAGATGATCACCTCTCACAGACTATACCAGTCAATGACTCGAATGCAAATCCTGAGATTTTTGTGCCAACGTCTTCCTCTCAGCTACACGTTCCAGGAAATGAATCAGGTCTGCTGACACAAGATTCTTCATTGTCATCAGTGGCTACAGAACAAGCCGACTCAAGTTCTGGTCTCCAAGAAGGTTTCATCCAACAAAATCAGGAGCGGAGCATCCAGGTGTCCTCAGCCCCGCCCAtcatccagctgcagcaggtgcCAGTGCAGACCACCAACGGTCAGGTGATGCAGTCAGTGGCGACAGGCGGGCAGAGCCTACAAAACGTGCAGCTGATCAACCCGGGAACCTTCATCATCCAAGCCCAGACAGTCACGCCGTCGGGTCAGATACAGTGGCAGACCTTTCAGGTGCAGGGAGTGCAGAACCTGCAGAACCTCCAGCTGCCCACCACACCACCCCAGCAGATAACCCTGGCTCCAGTCCAGACCCTGTCACTGGGTTCTAGTCCGGTCAGCATCAGCACAGGACAGATCCCCAACCTGCAGACAGTGACGGTCAACTCAGTGGCCCAACAGGAAAGAGACACAGACGCCCCCGGAG ACATTCAGATAAAGGAAGAGCCAGACTCTGGAGACTGGCAGCTGAGCACCGACTCCACCCTGAACACAAGCGATCTGTCCCACCTTCGCGTCAGGCTGGTGGATGAGGACGATCAGTTGGGCCAGGAGGGCAAGAGGCTGCGCAGAGTGGCATGTACTTGCCCAAACTGTAAAGAGTCAGGCGGGAG AGGATCCAGCATggggaagaagaagcagcacaTCTGCCACATCGCTGGCTGTGGGAAAGTATATGGAAAGACATCGCACCTGCGAGCACACCTGCGCTGGCATTCAGGGGAGCGACCTTTTGTTTGCAGCTGGATGTTCTGTGGGAAGAGGTTCACACGCAGCGACGAGCTGCAGAGACACAGGAGAACACACACAG GAGAAAAGAAGTTTGTCTGCCCAGAATGTTCCAAGCGCTTCATGCGGAGCGACCACCTGGCTAAGCACATTAAAACTCATCAGAACAAAAAAGGTGTGAACTCTGGCAGCTCAGTGGTGGCCTCGATGGAATCCGCAGGGTCCTCAGACAGTATCATCACCACGACAGGCGGGACCACCCTCATCCTCACCAACATCCAGCAGGGTTCCAGCACCGCCCAGGACATCCTGGCCAATGCAGAGATCCCTCTCCAGCTCGTCACCACAGTAGCGGCCAGTGAAGTCATGGAGTGA
- the sp3a gene encoding transcription factor Sp3a isoform X3, whose protein sequence is MIQIQCQGVLTSNGQYVLPLQNLQSQPIFVTSGTATSNANAVPNIQYQVIPQIQTADGQLSFSTSGVEGATLTQDATGQIQILPDGSQSLGVTSTANILNNNQNLISQTGNVQQIQGVSIGSSTFNNQGQVVTNVPVGLPGNITFVPVNSVDLDSLGLSGAQTIATGVTADGQLIMASQPVDGSESQVKTDDHLSQTIPVNDSNANPEIFVPTSSSQLHVPGNESGLLTQDSSLSSVATEQADSSSGLQEGFIQQNQERSIQVSSAPPIIQLQQVPVQTTNGQVMQSVATGGQSLQNVQLINPGTFIIQAQTVTPSGQIQWQTFQVQGVQNLQNLQLPTTPPQQITLAPVQTLSLGSSPVSISTGQIPNLQTVTVNSVAQQERDTDAPGDIQIKEEPDSGDWQLSTDSTLNTSDLSHLRVRLVDEDDQLGQEGKRLRRVACTCPNCKESGGRGSSMGKKKQHICHIAGCGKVYGKTSHLRAHLRWHSGERPFVCSWMFCGKRFTRSDELQRHRRTHTGEKKFVCPECSKRFMRSDHLAKHIKTHQNKKGVNSGSSVVASMESAGSSDSIITTTGGTTLILTNIQQGSSTAQDILANAEIPLQLVTTVAASEVME, encoded by the exons ATGATACAGATCCAATGTCAAGGAGTATTAACATCCAATGGACAGTATGTTCTTCCTCTCCAGAACTTACAAAGTCAGCCAATCTTTGTGACGTCGGGAACGGCCACCTCCAATGCCAATGCAGTGCCTAACATTCAGTACCAAGTAATTCCTCAGATTCAGACAGCGGATGGACAGCTTAGCTTCTCCACGTCCGGCGTGGAAGGAGCGACTCTGACTCAGGATGCCACGGGGCAGATTCAGATCTTGCCTGATGGTAGCCAGAGTCTTGGTGTTACATCAACTGCAAACATCCTTAATAACAACCAGAACCTCATATCACAGACTGGTAATGTCCAGCAGATCCAGGGGGTTTCTATTGGCAGCTCCACCTTCAACAACCAGGGTCAGGTTGTTACTAATGTGCCTGTGGGTTTGCCCGGGAACATTACTTTTGTTCCCGTTAACAGTGTGGACTTGGACTCCCTGGGCCTGTCTGGAGCTCAGACTATAGCAACAGGGGTCACTGCAGATGGCCAGCTAATTATGGCAAGTCAGCCTGTGGATGGCTCAGAGAGTCAGGTGAAGACAGATGATCACCTCTCACAGACTATACCAGTCAATGACTCGAATGCAAATCCTGAGATTTTTGTGCCAACGTCTTCCTCTCAGCTACACGTTCCAGGAAATGAATCAGGTCTGCTGACACAAGATTCTTCATTGTCATCAGTGGCTACAGAACAAGCCGACTCAAGTTCTGGTCTCCAAGAAGGTTTCATCCAACAAAATCAGGAGCGGAGCATCCAGGTGTCCTCAGCCCCGCCCAtcatccagctgcagcaggtgcCAGTGCAGACCACCAACGGTCAGGTGATGCAGTCAGTGGCGACAGGCGGGCAGAGCCTACAAAACGTGCAGCTGATCAACCCGGGAACCTTCATCATCCAAGCCCAGACAGTCACGCCGTCGGGTCAGATACAGTGGCAGACCTTTCAGGTGCAGGGAGTGCAGAACCTGCAGAACCTCCAGCTGCCCACCACACCACCCCAGCAGATAACCCTGGCTCCAGTCCAGACCCTGTCACTGGGTTCTAGTCCGGTCAGCATCAGCACAGGACAGATCCCCAACCTGCAGACAGTGACGGTCAACTCAGTGGCCCAACAGGAAAGAGACACAGACGCCCCCGGAG ACATTCAGATAAAGGAAGAGCCAGACTCTGGAGACTGGCAGCTGAGCACCGACTCCACCCTGAACACAAGCGATCTGTCCCACCTTCGCGTCAGGCTGGTGGATGAGGACGATCAGTTGGGCCAGGAGGGCAAGAGGCTGCGCAGAGTGGCATGTACTTGCCCAAACTGTAAAGAGTCAGGCGGGAG AGGATCCAGCATggggaagaagaagcagcacaTCTGCCACATCGCTGGCTGTGGGAAAGTATATGGAAAGACATCGCACCTGCGAGCACACCTGCGCTGGCATTCAGGGGAGCGACCTTTTGTTTGCAGCTGGATGTTCTGTGGGAAGAGGTTCACACGCAGCGACGAGCTGCAGAGACACAGGAGAACACACACAG GAGAAAAGAAGTTTGTCTGCCCAGAATGTTCCAAGCGCTTCATGCGGAGCGACCACCTGGCTAAGCACATTAAAACTCATCAGAACAAAAAAGGTGTGAACTCTGGCAGCTCAGTGGTGGCCTCGATGGAATCCGCAGGGTCCTCAGACAGTATCATCACCACGACAGGCGGGACCACCCTCATCCTCACCAACATCCAGCAGGGTTCCAGCACCGCCCAGGACATCCTGGCCAATGCAGAGATCCCTCTCCAGCTCGTCACCACAGTAGCGGCCAGTGAAGTCATGGAGTGA
- the sp3a gene encoding transcription factor Sp3a isoform X2, producing the protein MTAPEKPMKPEDMAALDVDSSRSDFLQQEEGRGSQTSDPSTQLTGTDKWEVLTSTTAAKDESGMIQIQCQGVLTSNGQYVLPLQNLQSQPIFVTSGTATSNANAVPNIQYQVIPQIQTADGQLSFSTSGVEGATLTQDATGQIQILPDGSQSLGVTSTANILNNNQNLISQTGNVQQIQGVSIGSSTFNNQGQVVTNVPVGLPGNITFVPVNSVDLDSLGLSGAQTIATGVTADGQLIMASQPVDGSESQVKTDDHLSQTIPVNDSNANPEIFVPTSSSQLHVPGNESGLLTQDSSLSSVATEQADSSSGLQEGFIQQNQERSIQVSSAPPIIQLQQVPVQTTNGQVMQSVATGGQSLQNVQLINPGTFIIQAQTVTPSGQIQWQTFQVQGVQNLQNLQLPTTPPQQITLAPVQTLSLGSSPVSISTGQIPNLQTVTVNSVAQQERDTDAPGDIQIKEEPDSGDWQLSTDSTLNTSDLSHLRVRLVDEDDQLGQEGKRLRRVACTCPNCKESGGRGSSMGKKKQHICHIAGCGKVYGKTSHLRAHLRWHSGERPFVCSWMFCGKRFTRSDELQRHRRTHTGEKKFVCPECSKRFMRSDHLAKHIKTHQNKKGVNSGSSVVASMESAGSSDSIITTTGGTTLILTNIQQGSSTAQDILANAEIPLQLVTTVAASEVME; encoded by the exons acATCTGATCCGTCTACTCAGCTTACTGGGACGGATAAATGGGAGGTGTTAACTtccacaacagcagcaaaggATGAATCCGGAATGATACAGATCCAATGTCAAGGAGTATTAACATCCAATGGACAGTATGTTCTTCCTCTCCAGAACTTACAAAGTCAGCCAATCTTTGTGACGTCGGGAACGGCCACCTCCAATGCCAATGCAGTGCCTAACATTCAGTACCAAGTAATTCCTCAGATTCAGACAGCGGATGGACAGCTTAGCTTCTCCACGTCCGGCGTGGAAGGAGCGACTCTGACTCAGGATGCCACGGGGCAGATTCAGATCTTGCCTGATGGTAGCCAGAGTCTTGGTGTTACATCAACTGCAAACATCCTTAATAACAACCAGAACCTCATATCACAGACTGGTAATGTCCAGCAGATCCAGGGGGTTTCTATTGGCAGCTCCACCTTCAACAACCAGGGTCAGGTTGTTACTAATGTGCCTGTGGGTTTGCCCGGGAACATTACTTTTGTTCCCGTTAACAGTGTGGACTTGGACTCCCTGGGCCTGTCTGGAGCTCAGACTATAGCAACAGGGGTCACTGCAGATGGCCAGCTAATTATGGCAAGTCAGCCTGTGGATGGCTCAGAGAGTCAGGTGAAGACAGATGATCACCTCTCACAGACTATACCAGTCAATGACTCGAATGCAAATCCTGAGATTTTTGTGCCAACGTCTTCCTCTCAGCTACACGTTCCAGGAAATGAATCAGGTCTGCTGACACAAGATTCTTCATTGTCATCAGTGGCTACAGAACAAGCCGACTCAAGTTCTGGTCTCCAAGAAGGTTTCATCCAACAAAATCAGGAGCGGAGCATCCAGGTGTCCTCAGCCCCGCCCAtcatccagctgcagcaggtgcCAGTGCAGACCACCAACGGTCAGGTGATGCAGTCAGTGGCGACAGGCGGGCAGAGCCTACAAAACGTGCAGCTGATCAACCCGGGAACCTTCATCATCCAAGCCCAGACAGTCACGCCGTCGGGTCAGATACAGTGGCAGACCTTTCAGGTGCAGGGAGTGCAGAACCTGCAGAACCTCCAGCTGCCCACCACACCACCCCAGCAGATAACCCTGGCTCCAGTCCAGACCCTGTCACTGGGTTCTAGTCCGGTCAGCATCAGCACAGGACAGATCCCCAACCTGCAGACAGTGACGGTCAACTCAGTGGCCCAACAGGAAAGAGACACAGACGCCCCCGGAG ACATTCAGATAAAGGAAGAGCCAGACTCTGGAGACTGGCAGCTGAGCACCGACTCCACCCTGAACACAAGCGATCTGTCCCACCTTCGCGTCAGGCTGGTGGATGAGGACGATCAGTTGGGCCAGGAGGGCAAGAGGCTGCGCAGAGTGGCATGTACTTGCCCAAACTGTAAAGAGTCAGGCGGGAG AGGATCCAGCATggggaagaagaagcagcacaTCTGCCACATCGCTGGCTGTGGGAAAGTATATGGAAAGACATCGCACCTGCGAGCACACCTGCGCTGGCATTCAGGGGAGCGACCTTTTGTTTGCAGCTGGATGTTCTGTGGGAAGAGGTTCACACGCAGCGACGAGCTGCAGAGACACAGGAGAACACACACAG GAGAAAAGAAGTTTGTCTGCCCAGAATGTTCCAAGCGCTTCATGCGGAGCGACCACCTGGCTAAGCACATTAAAACTCATCAGAACAAAAAAGGTGTGAACTCTGGCAGCTCAGTGGTGGCCTCGATGGAATCCGCAGGGTCCTCAGACAGTATCATCACCACGACAGGCGGGACCACCCTCATCCTCACCAACATCCAGCAGGGTTCCAGCACCGCCCAGGACATCCTGGCCAATGCAGAGATCCCTCTCCAGCTCGTCACCACAGTAGCGGCCAGTGAAGTCATGGAGTGA